A single genomic interval of uncultured Desulfobulbus sp. harbors:
- a CDS encoding SNF2-related protein, with product MPPLTPQLGLFEPQVVRSAKLRKITDWPEQQRFPLNFAKNKVEDIVLNDIRASTSPLIITGFTSLDYLIDFVASLNSEQPESISILFGTEPSPARRKEYSLKKSNFPQDVVDYWLEAGISLRLCNKILLFKEMIENGRIVSRYIPDEKNKLHAKIFLAESAATLGSSNFSFMGFQRQLEANVRFDAQKEPKRYREVEQIAKNYWELGEDYNQELLDLLQQLMQVVSWEDALGRACGELLEGEWAQRYIKNKCVSSGNELWPSQKTGIAQALWMVENVGSVLVADATGSGKTRMGAHLLRSVMDRIWSTGRVRKDITALVCPPNFVKDAWKKEAVECGLPLSVLSHGILSYEKSEKHKEILKTVRRAQSLAVDEAHNFLNPTSSRTRGLLGNMADVMVMFTATPINKGVRDLLRIVDLLGADNLDDDSLKLFERLEQRIRRSNGQLVANKAERQKMQKAVQRFTLRRTKNMFNAMVDQQPEAYCDDRGKQCRYPEHTPQTYETNESVQDQRYAEEIRKLAGKLKGLINLQSAVERPEGLKVDDDRFIKGRLHGAKGLAMYGSSYIKVRNAT from the coding sequence GTGCCCCCACTCACGCCTCAATTAGGATTATTTGAACCGCAAGTGGTTCGGTCGGCCAAGCTCCGCAAAATTACCGATTGGCCGGAACAACAGCGGTTTCCATTAAATTTCGCTAAGAATAAGGTTGAAGACATTGTTCTTAACGATATTCGAGCAAGTACCTCTCCCCTCATCATCACCGGTTTTACCTCTCTTGATTATCTGATCGATTTTGTAGCTAGCTTGAACAGTGAACAGCCCGAGTCGATTTCCATTCTTTTCGGCACTGAACCGAGTCCTGCCAGGCGCAAGGAATACAGCCTGAAAAAATCGAACTTCCCCCAAGATGTCGTCGATTATTGGCTGGAAGCGGGCATTTCATTGCGTTTGTGCAACAAGATCCTCTTGTTCAAAGAGATGATCGAGAACGGCAGGATTGTAAGTAGGTATATCCCCGATGAGAAAAACAAACTGCATGCCAAGATCTTTCTTGCTGAATCAGCGGCAACCCTTGGTTCCAGTAATTTTTCTTTTATGGGGTTTCAAAGGCAATTGGAGGCGAATGTTCGATTCGATGCTCAAAAGGAGCCAAAGAGATACCGCGAAGTCGAACAGATAGCAAAAAATTACTGGGAGTTGGGTGAGGATTATAATCAGGAATTACTTGATCTACTTCAACAACTTATGCAGGTGGTGTCCTGGGAGGATGCCTTAGGTCGTGCCTGTGGTGAGCTTCTTGAAGGAGAATGGGCACAACGGTACATAAAAAACAAATGTGTCAGCAGTGGCAATGAGCTCTGGCCATCTCAGAAAACCGGTATTGCCCAGGCTCTTTGGATGGTTGAAAATGTAGGGAGTGTACTGGTTGCCGATGCCACCGGTTCGGGAAAGACCCGGATGGGCGCACATTTGTTGCGCTCGGTTATGGATCGGATTTGGAGCACTGGAAGAGTGAGAAAGGATATAACTGCCCTGGTTTGTCCGCCAAATTTTGTCAAAGACGCCTGGAAGAAAGAAGCCGTCGAGTGCGGGTTGCCTTTGTCCGTCCTCTCACATGGGATTCTCAGCTACGAAAAATCGGAGAAGCATAAGGAGATCCTCAAGACGGTCCGAAGAGCCCAATCGCTTGCAGTGGACGAGGCCCATAATTTTCTCAATCCGACCTCTTCCAGGACGCGTGGTTTATTGGGAAATATGGCGGATGTCATGGTGATGTTTACCGCCACTCCCATCAATAAAGGGGTACGAGACCTTTTGCGAATTGTCGACCTACTGGGCGCGGATAATCTCGACGATGATTCCTTGAAGCTGTTCGAACGTCTTGAGCAGCGTATTCGACGGTCGAATGGACAATTGGTGGCAAATAAGGCAGAACGGCAGAAAATGCAAAAGGCCGTGCAGCGGTTTACGCTACGTCGCACAAAAAACATGTTCAATGCGATGGTTGATCAACAACCGGAAGCATATTGCGATGACCGGGGAAAACAATGCCGTTATCCGGAGCACACACCCCAAACCTACGAGACAAACGAAAGCGTTCAGGATCAACGTTATGCCGAGGAAATCAGGAAGCTTGCAGGCAAATTGAAAGGGCTTATCAACCTGCAATCCGCCGTTGAGCGTCCGGAAGGTTTAAAGGTTGATGATGACCGATTTATCAAGGGAAGATTGCACGGGGCCAAAGGCCTGGCAATGTATGGGTCATCTTACATAAAGGTACGTAACGCGACATAG
- a CDS encoding UvrD-helicase domain-containing protein translates to MANLMVHRNVLKNFNKLPAKVQKKISEWIDIFQIDPFDPAIGLHSLKESMLDPKVRGADLPGGYRAIVIAPEVGETFLLVHIDMHDKAYDWARNKRFEVHEATGVFQVFDLEEVQSATDDEPNAEEGNPYPLNQLSDDELFHVGVPKPLIPAVRAIRTDNGLESLSRYLPADCRDILYGIAAGMTVDEALQEMLGMTADALPESLEGGGDFRMIDRAPNFDLVLIDGEEHLRDILAASLEEWRIFLHPYQKKLVEWVTKGPMSITGSAGTGKTVALMHRAVHLARKLRKSKQSGQVLLTTFTTNLSIALKGQIQRLGPDVAESIEVTNLHALARTICLRSGWKGQIAQQSDIDEIWDDVFLDPNIGELPFVQDEMKNEYLQVVDANGITDEDTYLTTVRTGRPRVSRKQRKAAWPVFRAFQRGLKKRNLLTFEGAIHQARLAIEQGNFEKYAHVLVDEAQDFSLEALRLIKALSPIEEEGGDPLCLAGDGHQRIYRAKFPMSRAGIEVRGRSRRLKINYRTSEQIRKYAQAVLQGIEVDNLDGETVQIVGDHSVFKGPEPQLVPCATPEEEAKSIVAWVEGLLKDGRYATYEICVTPYKPLIRSALGDAGIDTHQLKPREDDPGMDVPGVRMGTIKRIKGLEFKAVALACADPKDPMNAITQADILDRCERYVAATRAREQLLVTLKK, encoded by the coding sequence ATGGCAAATTTGATGGTCCACAGGAATGTACTGAAAAATTTTAATAAACTGCCAGCTAAGGTGCAGAAGAAAATTTCCGAGTGGATCGATATTTTTCAGATTGATCCCTTTGATCCTGCTATTGGACTGCACTCGCTCAAGGAGTCCATGCTCGACCCAAAAGTACGAGGGGCAGATCTTCCTGGTGGTTACCGTGCGATTGTTATTGCACCCGAAGTTGGTGAGACCTTTTTACTAGTGCATATCGACATGCATGATAAAGCGTATGATTGGGCCAGAAATAAACGTTTTGAAGTGCATGAGGCAACTGGAGTATTTCAGGTTTTTGATCTTGAAGAAGTGCAGAGTGCCACAGATGACGAGCCAAATGCAGAGGAAGGTAATCCCTATCCGTTAAATCAACTTTCCGATGATGAACTTTTTCATGTTGGCGTGCCTAAGCCGCTGATTCCAGCTGTTCGAGCTATTCGTACCGATAACGGGTTGGAATCACTCTCCCGTTACCTGCCGGCAGATTGCAGGGATATCCTCTATGGAATTGCTGCAGGTATGACGGTTGATGAAGCATTACAGGAAATGTTAGGCATGACTGCGGACGCCTTGCCGGAATCTCTTGAAGGTGGCGGCGATTTCCGCATGATTGATAGAGCACCAAATTTCGATCTTGTTCTCATTGATGGTGAAGAACATTTACGGGATATCCTTGCGGCTTCTTTAGAAGAGTGGCGTATTTTCCTGCATCCATACCAGAAAAAATTAGTTGAATGGGTGACCAAAGGGCCAATGAGTATCACCGGTTCAGCCGGTACTGGTAAGACCGTTGCGCTTATGCACCGTGCTGTCCACTTGGCAAGAAAATTACGAAAGAGTAAGCAGTCGGGACAAGTCTTGTTGACGACGTTTACCACAAATCTTTCAATAGCCTTGAAGGGACAGATACAGCGCCTTGGACCTGATGTTGCGGAGAGCATCGAGGTGACTAATTTGCATGCCCTGGCCCGAACAATTTGTTTGAGATCGGGATGGAAAGGGCAGATTGCTCAACAATCTGATATCGATGAAATCTGGGATGATGTTTTTTTAGATCCAAATATCGGTGAGCTGCCATTCGTTCAAGATGAAATGAAAAATGAGTATCTGCAGGTTGTTGATGCCAATGGTATTACTGATGAGGATACCTATTTAACTACAGTTCGCACCGGAAGGCCTCGGGTTAGCCGAAAACAACGAAAAGCCGCATGGCCGGTTTTTCGTGCTTTTCAAAGGGGGCTAAAAAAAAGAAATCTACTCACTTTTGAAGGGGCGATACATCAGGCAAGACTGGCCATTGAGCAGGGAAATTTCGAAAAATATGCCCACGTCTTGGTCGATGAAGCACAAGATTTTAGCTTGGAGGCGCTTCGATTGATTAAAGCTTTGAGTCCCATTGAAGAAGAGGGCGGAGATCCTCTCTGTCTTGCAGGAGATGGCCATCAAAGGATTTATCGAGCCAAATTTCCCATGAGCCGTGCAGGAATAGAGGTGCGTGGTCGTTCCAGGCGATTAAAAATCAACTATCGCACCAGTGAACAGATTCGTAAATATGCCCAGGCAGTTCTGCAAGGAATAGAAGTTGATAACCTTGACGGTGAAACTGTTCAGATTGTGGGTGATCATTCTGTTTTCAAAGGACCTGAGCCCCAACTTGTGCCGTGTGCAACACCTGAGGAAGAGGCAAAATCGATTGTGGCTTGGGTAGAAGGGCTACTTAAAGACGGCAGATATGCGACGTACGAAATATGTGTGACACCGTACAAACCACTTATACGTTCAGCACTGGGAGATGCGGGTATAGATACCCATCAACTCAAACCTCGCGAAGATGATCCTGGAATGGATGTCCCAGGAGTGCGCATGGGAACAATAAAACGCATAAAAGGCTTGGAGTTCAAAGCGGTAGCATTGGCATGTGCAGATCCAAAGGACCCCATGAATGCAATCACCCAAGCCGATATTCTTGACCGCTGTGAGAGGTATGTTGCCGCAACCAGGGCCAGGGAGCAGTTGTTGGTGACCTTGAAGAAGTAG
- a CDS encoding type II toxin-antitoxin system HicB family antitoxin produces MKYPVAIHKDQGSCFGVSVPDIPGCFSAGETIDEALSNTQEAIASHLEILSEEGRSAPKPSEMEKHYENPDYARAIWAYVTFTRNGPCS; encoded by the coding sequence ATGAAATATCCCGTCGCAATACATAAAGATCAGGGCTCTTGTTTTGGTGTATCGGTTCCCGATATTCCCGGATGCTTTTCAGCCGGAGAAACCATTGATGAAGCTCTAAGCAATACTCAAGAAGCCATTGCTTCCCACCTGGAGATTCTGTCTGAAGAGGGAAGGAGTGCTCCAAAACCGTCTGAAATGGAAAAACATTATGAAAATCCCGATTATGCACGAGCTATATGGGCGTATGTAACCTTTACACGTAACGGCCCATGCTCCTAA